A DNA window from Vigna angularis cultivar LongXiaoDou No.4 chromosome 1, ASM1680809v1, whole genome shotgun sequence contains the following coding sequences:
- the LOC108332379 gene encoding uridine/cytidine kinase UKL1, chloroplastic isoform X2, producing METKRIPMDMVIDVVSGAHFSGWQPSTTSSSSPTSSHQPFIIGVAGGTASGKTTVCDIIIQQLQDHRVVLVCQDSFYRGLTNDELKRVHEYNFDHPNAFDTEQLVETLGQLKSGQSVQIPIYDFKLHQRSTDKSRQVNGSDVIIMEGILVFHEQRVRNMMNMKIFVDADPDVRLARRIKRDTVERGRDIQSVLEQYAKCVKPAYEDFILPSKKYADIIIPRGGENRVAIDLIVQHIRTKLGQHNLCKIYPNLNVIQSTFQTRGMHTLIRDRDISKHDFIFYSDRLIRLVVEHGLGYLPFTEKQVITPTGSIYTGVDFCKKLCGVSIIRSGESMENAFRACCKGIKIGKILIHRDGDETQVTLPAKQSSFS from the exons ATGGAAACCAAACGCATTCCAATGGATATGGTCATAGATGTTGTCTCCGGTGCGCACTTCTCCGGTTGGCAGCCTTCAACGACGTcgtcttcttctccaacttccTCTCATCAGCCCTTCATCATTG GTGTCGCTGGAGGCACTGCATCGGGGAAAACCACTGTGTGCGACATTATCATTCAGCAACTGCAAGATCACAGAGTTGTGCTCGTCTGTCAG GATTCATTCTATCGCGGTTTGACGAATGACGAGTTGAAACGCGTTCATGAGTATAACTTCGATCATCCTA ATGCATTTGACACAGAGCAACTAGTAGAAACCCTCGGTCAGCTCAAATCTGGACAGTCGGTTCAGATTCCAATATATGATTTCAAGCTTCATCAGAGATCTACCGACAAATCTCGACAG GTCAATGGATCTGATGTAATCATTATGGAGGGTATATTGGTTTTTCATGAACAACGTGTCCGCAACATGATGAATATGAAGATATTTGTTGATGCAG ATCCAGACGTGAGGCTTGCCCGCAGAATAAAACGTGATACAGTTGAAAGGGGTAGAGATATACAATCGGTACTGGAACAG TATGCAAAATGTGTTAAGCCTGCCTATGAAGATTTTATTCTTCCATCCAAAAAATATGCTGACATCATAATACCTCGAGGGGGAGAGAATCGTGTAGCAATTGATTTGATTGTTCAACATATCCGCACTAAGCTTGGCCAGCATAACCTCTGCAAAATATATCCGAATTTGAATGTTATACAGTCTACTTTCCAG ACTAGAGGCATGCACACTCTTATTCGTGACAGGGACATATCAAAGcatgatttcattttttattcagaTCGGCTAATTCGATTG GTAGTGGAACATGGTCTTGGTTACTTGCCGTTTACAGAGAAACAAGTAATCACACCTACAG GCTCAATTTATACTGGAGttgatttttgtaagaaattgtgcGGAGTATCCATTATTCGAAG TGGCGAGAGTATGGAAAATGCCTTTCGTGCTTGCTGTAAAGGAATAAAGATTGGAAAAATTCTCATTCATCGCGATGGTGATGAAACCCAG GTAACACTGCCAGCGAAGCAGTCGAGCTTCTCATAA
- the LOC108332379 gene encoding uridine/cytidine kinase UKL1, chloroplastic isoform X3 has protein sequence MNAFDTEQLVETLGQLKSGQSVQIPIYDFKLHQRSTDKSRQVNGSDVIIMEGILVFHEQRVRNMMNMKIFVDADPDVRLARRIKRDTVERGRDIQSVLEQYAKCVKPAYEDFILPSKKYADIIIPRGGENRVAIDLIVQHIRTKLGQHNLCKIYPNLNVIQSTFQTRGMHTLIRDRDISKHDFIFYSDRLIRLVVEHGLGYLPFTEKQVITPTGSIYTGVDFCKKLCGVSIIRSGESMENAFRACCKGIKIGKILIHRDGDETQLIYEKLPKDISERHVLLMDPVLGTGNTASEAVELLIKKGVPESQIIFLNLISAPEGIQCICKRFPHLKIVTSEIEEGLNDQLQVIPVLGEFGDRYFGTDDS, from the exons ATGA ATGCATTTGACACAGAGCAACTAGTAGAAACCCTCGGTCAGCTCAAATCTGGACAGTCGGTTCAGATTCCAATATATGATTTCAAGCTTCATCAGAGATCTACCGACAAATCTCGACAG GTCAATGGATCTGATGTAATCATTATGGAGGGTATATTGGTTTTTCATGAACAACGTGTCCGCAACATGATGAATATGAAGATATTTGTTGATGCAG ATCCAGACGTGAGGCTTGCCCGCAGAATAAAACGTGATACAGTTGAAAGGGGTAGAGATATACAATCGGTACTGGAACAG TATGCAAAATGTGTTAAGCCTGCCTATGAAGATTTTATTCTTCCATCCAAAAAATATGCTGACATCATAATACCTCGAGGGGGAGAGAATCGTGTAGCAATTGATTTGATTGTTCAACATATCCGCACTAAGCTTGGCCAGCATAACCTCTGCAAAATATATCCGAATTTGAATGTTATACAGTCTACTTTCCAG ACTAGAGGCATGCACACTCTTATTCGTGACAGGGACATATCAAAGcatgatttcattttttattcagaTCGGCTAATTCGATTG GTAGTGGAACATGGTCTTGGTTACTTGCCGTTTACAGAGAAACAAGTAATCACACCTACAG GCTCAATTTATACTGGAGttgatttttgtaagaaattgtgcGGAGTATCCATTATTCGAAG TGGCGAGAGTATGGAAAATGCCTTTCGTGCTTGCTGTAAAGGAATAAAGATTGGAAAAATTCTCATTCATCGCGATGGTGATGAAACCCAG CTTATTTATGAGAAGCTTCCTAAAGATATTTCGGAGAGACATGTTCTTCTCATGGACCCAGTACTCGGTACTG GTAACACTGCCAGCGAAGCAGTCGAGCTTCTCATAAAGAAGGGAGTTCCAGAGTCCCAGATAATATTCCTTAACCTCATTTCT GCTCCTGAGGGCATACAATGTATTTGTAAACGTTTTCCGCATCTCAAAATTGTCACATCGGAGATCGAAGAAGGATTAAATGACCAGCTCCAGGTCATACCAGTGCTGGGTGAATTTGGAGACCGTTACTTTGGTACGGACGACTCATAG
- the LOC108332379 gene encoding uridine/cytidine kinase UKL1, chloroplastic isoform X1, which translates to METKRIPMDMVIDVVSGAHFSGWQPSTTSSSSPTSSHQPFIIGVAGGTASGKTTVCDIIIQQLQDHRVVLVCQDSFYRGLTNDELKRVHEYNFDHPNAFDTEQLVETLGQLKSGQSVQIPIYDFKLHQRSTDKSRQVNGSDVIIMEGILVFHEQRVRNMMNMKIFVDADPDVRLARRIKRDTVERGRDIQSVLEQYAKCVKPAYEDFILPSKKYADIIIPRGGENRVAIDLIVQHIRTKLGQHNLCKIYPNLNVIQSTFQTRGMHTLIRDRDISKHDFIFYSDRLIRLVVEHGLGYLPFTEKQVITPTGSIYTGVDFCKKLCGVSIIRSGESMENAFRACCKGIKIGKILIHRDGDETQLIYEKLPKDISERHVLLMDPVLGTGNTASEAVELLIKKGVPESQIIFLNLISAPEGIQCICKRFPHLKIVTSEIEEGLNDQLQVIPVLGEFGDRYFGTDDS; encoded by the exons ATGGAAACCAAACGCATTCCAATGGATATGGTCATAGATGTTGTCTCCGGTGCGCACTTCTCCGGTTGGCAGCCTTCAACGACGTcgtcttcttctccaacttccTCTCATCAGCCCTTCATCATTG GTGTCGCTGGAGGCACTGCATCGGGGAAAACCACTGTGTGCGACATTATCATTCAGCAACTGCAAGATCACAGAGTTGTGCTCGTCTGTCAG GATTCATTCTATCGCGGTTTGACGAATGACGAGTTGAAACGCGTTCATGAGTATAACTTCGATCATCCTA ATGCATTTGACACAGAGCAACTAGTAGAAACCCTCGGTCAGCTCAAATCTGGACAGTCGGTTCAGATTCCAATATATGATTTCAAGCTTCATCAGAGATCTACCGACAAATCTCGACAG GTCAATGGATCTGATGTAATCATTATGGAGGGTATATTGGTTTTTCATGAACAACGTGTCCGCAACATGATGAATATGAAGATATTTGTTGATGCAG ATCCAGACGTGAGGCTTGCCCGCAGAATAAAACGTGATACAGTTGAAAGGGGTAGAGATATACAATCGGTACTGGAACAG TATGCAAAATGTGTTAAGCCTGCCTATGAAGATTTTATTCTTCCATCCAAAAAATATGCTGACATCATAATACCTCGAGGGGGAGAGAATCGTGTAGCAATTGATTTGATTGTTCAACATATCCGCACTAAGCTTGGCCAGCATAACCTCTGCAAAATATATCCGAATTTGAATGTTATACAGTCTACTTTCCAG ACTAGAGGCATGCACACTCTTATTCGTGACAGGGACATATCAAAGcatgatttcattttttattcagaTCGGCTAATTCGATTG GTAGTGGAACATGGTCTTGGTTACTTGCCGTTTACAGAGAAACAAGTAATCACACCTACAG GCTCAATTTATACTGGAGttgatttttgtaagaaattgtgcGGAGTATCCATTATTCGAAG TGGCGAGAGTATGGAAAATGCCTTTCGTGCTTGCTGTAAAGGAATAAAGATTGGAAAAATTCTCATTCATCGCGATGGTGATGAAACCCAG CTTATTTATGAGAAGCTTCCTAAAGATATTTCGGAGAGACATGTTCTTCTCATGGACCCAGTACTCGGTACTG GTAACACTGCCAGCGAAGCAGTCGAGCTTCTCATAAAGAAGGGAGTTCCAGAGTCCCAGATAATATTCCTTAACCTCATTTCT GCTCCTGAGGGCATACAATGTATTTGTAAACGTTTTCCGCATCTCAAAATTGTCACATCGGAGATCGAAGAAGGATTAAATGACCAGCTCCAGGTCATACCAGTGCTGGGTGAATTTGGAGACCGTTACTTTGGTACGGACGACTCATAG
- the LOC108339527 gene encoding probable calcium-binding protein CML31 codes for MMIKGGEYERVLRYLDEDGDGKISACELRNRIGMLGGEVGLREAEMVIAAMDSDGDGFLCLEDLVKMMEGVEEEEKVKDLREAFDLYDRERCGFITPKALKRMLKKLGESKSMDQCRAMIARFDLNGDGMLSFEEFRVMMK; via the coding sequence ATGATGATTAAGGGTGGTGAATACGAGCGGGTGCTGAGGTACTTGGACGAGGACGGTGATGGAAAGATTTCAGCTTGTGAGTTGAGGAACAGAATAGGGATGCTGGGTGGGGAGGTTGGGTTGAGAGAGGCGGAGATGGTGATTGCGGCGATGGATTCTGACGGTGATGGGTTTCTTTGTTTGGAGGATTTGGTGAAGATGATGGAGGGAgtggaagaggaagagaaggtGAAGGATTTGAGGGAAGCTTTTGATTTGTACGACAGGGAACGGTGTGGCTTCATCACCCCCAAAGCCTTGAAGAGGATGCTCAAGAAGTTGGGTGAATCCAAGTCCATGGATCAGTGCAGAGCCATGATTGCTCGCTTTGATTTGAATGGAGATGGCATGCTTAGCTTTGAAGAGTTCAGAGTTATGATGAAGTAA